A genomic window from Ignavibacteria bacterium includes:
- a CDS encoding FKBP-type peptidyl-prolyl cis-trans isomerase produces MAAEQTTPSGLKYTDEIEGTGASPQRGQTVTVHYTGTLTDGKKFDSSRDRNQPFSFTIGIGQVIKGWDEGVATMKVGGKRKLTIPAELGYGSRGAGGVIPPNATLLFDVELISIK; encoded by the coding sequence ATGGCAGCAGAACAAACAACACCTTCAGGTTTAAAATATACAGATGAAATTGAAGGCACAGGGGCATCACCGCAGCGCGGACAAACTGTAACAGTACATTATACAGGTACGCTTACAGACGGCAAAAAATTTGACAGCTCAAGAGACCGCAACCAGCCGTTTTCTTTTACGATCGGAATCGGGCAGGTAATTAAAGGATGGGATGAAGGCGTTGCAACAATGAAAGTCGGCGGCAAAAGGAAACTTACAATTCCGGCAGAACTTGGTTACGGTTCAAGAGGCGCAGGCGGAGTTATTCCACCGAACGCTACACTTTTATTTGATGTAGAGCTTATCAGTATAAAATAA
- a CDS encoding M42 family peptidase, which translates to MTNEQKQFLVNLVNTPAPSGFEEPVQQIWKDEVSKFCPDIKKDIHGNLTATLNPGKQRSIMIVGHSDEIGLIINYINDDGFIYVRPIGGVDPTILASHRARILSKKGAVDAVIGRTSLHLLTNAQRDKKLEMHDIWLDIGAKNRKDAEKYVSIGDPVVFGGDFCEMTNGTATSRCWDNRIGVYIVAETLRKLSKVKNLKNTVFGVSSVQEETGVWGAGNPAYNFKPDAAIAIDVIPSSDQPEIPKERFGVTKLGLGPVITRGVRSNNKLADELINTAKRTKMKHQIDVDYGHTWTDADPISQSRGGIAIGVVSVATRYLHSSVETLSLKDIGMTVDLLAEFIAKSKLEF; encoded by the coding sequence ATGACAAACGAACAAAAACAATTTCTTGTTAACCTTGTTAACACACCAGCCCCTTCAGGCTTCGAAGAACCTGTACAGCAGATCTGGAAAGATGAAGTAAGCAAATTCTGTCCGGATATTAAAAAAGATATTCATGGCAATCTTACAGCAACATTAAATCCCGGGAAACAAAGATCAATAATGATAGTCGGTCACTCTGATGAAATTGGTCTGATAATAAATTACATAAATGATGATGGCTTTATATATGTAAGGCCAATCGGCGGTGTTGATCCCACAATACTGGCATCTCACCGGGCAAGGATCCTTTCAAAAAAAGGCGCTGTTGATGCAGTTATAGGCAGAACTTCGCTTCATTTATTAACTAACGCTCAAAGAGATAAAAAGCTTGAAATGCACGATATATGGCTTGATATAGGAGCTAAGAACAGAAAAGACGCTGAGAAATATGTTTCAATTGGCGACCCTGTTGTATTTGGCGGAGATTTCTGCGAAATGACAAACGGTACCGCAACTTCACGCTGCTGGGATAACAGGATAGGTGTTTATATAGTAGCTGAAACTCTCAGAAAGCTTTCAAAAGTTAAAAACCTGAAAAATACCGTATTCGGTGTTTCTTCCGTTCAGGAAGAAACCGGTGTATGGGGAGCAGGAAATCCTGCTTACAACTTTAAACCGGATGCAGCAATTGCAATTGATGTTATTCCTTCATCAGACCAGCCTGAGATCCCCAAGGAAAGATTCGGGGTTACAAAACTCGGGCTTGGGCCTGTAATTACCAGGGGCGTAAGAAGCAATAATAAGCTAGCTGATGAGCTGATAAACACAGCCAAACGAACCAAAATGAAACACCAGATAGATGTTGATTATGGCCATACATGGACTGATGCTGACCCGATATCTCAGTCACGCGGGGGAATTGCAATTGGAGTTGTTTCTGTAGCTACCAGGTACCTGCATTCATCAGTTGAAACATTAAGCCTAAAAGATATAGGTATGACAGTTGACCTTTTGGCGGAATTTATTGCTAAATCTAAACTCGAATTTTAA
- the smc gene encoding chromosome segregation protein SMC: protein MYLSKLEIFGFKSFADRINVDFDAGMTAIVGPNGCGKTNIVDAVRWAIGEQKASVLRSSTMENVIFNGTKDRKPLGYAEVSLTIQNTKGILPSEYTEIKITRRCFRDGASNYMLNGVNCRLKDITSLFMDTGMGSDAYSVIELKMVNEILSHRTQDRRKLFEEASGITKYKERRREALYKLEVARENINEANIEIRNRQRTVNAYERIAQKQQEAKEVSTRLKEIEIEYHTRAFSRLIDETKSIEEELKNRETEREKLQHSLNENENIIDKYKTELSATEGRLNESRDKLNNINLQINEIQTSVSIAEQRIKYLEENIDRFKREKIEIESEIERLSKRKTEIEDKIVILKNTIELMEDSRVTKKSALDETEISVKTSKEELKDLTVKHAASAKTLQEKRSEYEIIKNRLEDQISRCSKLADENIVNINKVAEFDSKLREAETSLNSLKDEHTKMNSEFEEQKKLKDGYSQELLRLEKEIIFKKHEADKLKNKIEFQTNLLENFDDYSEGIKYLVKEKNEKGASVVIDKLEVEDKFKIAIETALGEISNYLIVNDLDAAENFIKILTNDQKGKVTFIIKDQLYNTTMNIFQEEFPEILNHEGVYGWADRYIKCPDEYLLLYKYLLDEFIIVENADIARRLSKDNFIKFITLDGDIITNSFLRAGSKTNVETLKIGREKLIAELQSQITAIESSIAEENIKLAEIKNSYAGIDINIRQNKLQEKRSEILTAENRLQQIQYQKSETNKLIAHYKQENDELNSSNKELSDKMDTLITEIESAENVKYQREKELEHFTTELENLADKLTSQREEYNSFNIEITKLKAELSNLDNEHSRTDESINSRRNNIEARALECNEYETEIKKLTSEIESYNPDNTVNGLKPKLKLLELEKAGVESDFSLIRSEYEVKRSLVDKVDAEQRSLRNDRDNIIDFIHKNEMKLTKDRLEIKEHKDRVKEEYEIDIEYTVFEDSEIFDLVKAKAEVDRLKNKLRTLGGSGQLELNLYEQEKQELEKLSEERNDLVKAEQDLINLIDEINKTAQNKFTETFEQIRQNFMSIFRELFLEGDESDLRLVIDPDNPDPLDAKIDIIAKPRGKRPQLIDLLSGGEKTLTAIALLFAIYQVKPSPFCILDEVDAPLDDANIDRFIKIIRKFAEDTQFIIVTHNKRTMEAADSMYGVTMAEQGISTIVNVKFNDQKIAS from the coding sequence TTGTATTTAAGTAAATTAGAAATATTCGGCTTCAAATCTTTCGCAGACAGGATTAATGTTGATTTTGATGCCGGCATGACCGCTATTGTGGGTCCGAACGGTTGCGGCAAAACCAATATTGTTGATGCGGTTCGCTGGGCTATAGGCGAGCAGAAAGCGAGCGTACTTCGCAGCTCAACAATGGAAAATGTCATCTTCAACGGAACAAAAGACCGCAAGCCTTTAGGCTACGCAGAAGTATCCCTTACAATACAAAATACCAAAGGAATTTTACCAAGCGAATATACTGAGATAAAAATTACCCGCCGCTGTTTCAGGGATGGCGCAAGCAATTACATGCTAAACGGGGTGAATTGCCGTCTTAAAGATATCACTTCCCTTTTTATGGATACTGGAATGGGTTCAGACGCTTACTCAGTGATAGAGCTTAAAATGGTGAACGAGATACTTTCACACCGAACACAGGACAGAAGAAAGCTTTTTGAAGAAGCATCAGGAATAACAAAATATAAAGAGCGCAGGCGCGAAGCGCTATATAAGCTTGAAGTCGCAAGGGAAAATATCAATGAAGCGAACATTGAGATCCGTAACAGGCAGCGTACTGTAAATGCGTATGAGCGTATTGCGCAGAAACAGCAGGAAGCCAAAGAAGTTAGCACCAGGCTTAAAGAGATTGAAATTGAATATCATACCCGCGCTTTTTCCAGGCTTATAGATGAGACTAAAAGCATTGAAGAAGAATTAAAGAACAGGGAAACAGAGCGCGAAAAGCTTCAGCACAGCCTTAATGAAAATGAAAATATAATTGATAAGTACAAAACAGAGCTTTCAGCAACTGAAGGCAGGCTTAATGAATCAAGGGATAAGCTGAATAACATAAATCTTCAGATCAACGAGATCCAGACCTCAGTATCTATTGCTGAGCAGAGAATAAAGTATCTTGAAGAGAACATAGACCGCTTTAAACGTGAGAAGATAGAGATAGAATCAGAGATTGAAAGATTAAGCAAAAGAAAAACCGAAATTGAAGATAAGATAGTTATTCTGAAAAATACCATCGAGCTGATGGAAGATTCAAGGGTAACTAAAAAATCAGCTCTTGATGAAACTGAGATCAGCGTAAAAACCAGCAAAGAAGAATTAAAAGACCTAACAGTTAAACATGCAGCTTCAGCAAAAACCCTTCAGGAAAAGCGCAGCGAATATGAGATAATTAAGAACAGGCTTGAAGACCAGATCTCCAGATGCAGCAAGCTTGCGGATGAAAATATTGTTAATATTAATAAAGTTGCTGAGTTTGATTCTAAGCTGAGGGAAGCAGAAACATCTTTGAACTCGCTTAAAGATGAGCACACAAAGATGAATTCAGAATTTGAAGAGCAGAAAAAGCTGAAAGACGGGTATTCACAGGAGCTTTTAAGGCTTGAAAAGGAAATAATCTTTAAAAAGCATGAAGCAGACAAGCTAAAGAACAAAATAGAGTTCCAGACGAACCTGCTTGAGAATTTTGATGATTATTCAGAAGGTATAAAATACCTTGTTAAAGAAAAAAATGAAAAAGGCGCATCTGTTGTAATTGATAAGCTTGAGGTTGAAGATAAGTTCAAAATTGCCATCGAAACAGCATTGGGAGAAATTTCAAACTACCTGATAGTTAACGACCTGGATGCTGCTGAAAATTTCATAAAGATACTTACCAACGATCAAAAAGGCAAAGTAACCTTCATCATAAAAGACCAGCTATACAACACAACAATGAACATTTTCCAGGAAGAATTTCCGGAGATACTGAACCACGAAGGTGTTTACGGCTGGGCAGACAGGTATATAAAGTGTCCGGATGAGTATTTGCTGCTTTATAAATATCTGCTGGATGAATTCATCATTGTTGAAAATGCGGATATAGCACGCAGGCTTTCAAAAGATAATTTTATCAAATTCATTACCCTTGACGGCGATATAATTACAAACAGCTTTTTAAGGGCCGGCAGCAAAACAAATGTAGAAACTCTTAAGATCGGCAGAGAAAAGCTGATTGCAGAGCTTCAGTCTCAAATAACGGCAATTGAAAGCTCAATTGCTGAAGAAAATATTAAGCTGGCTGAAATAAAAAACAGCTATGCCGGCATTGATATAAATATAAGGCAAAATAAGCTGCAGGAAAAAAGGTCAGAGATATTGACCGCAGAAAACAGGCTTCAGCAGATACAGTACCAGAAAAGCGAAACCAACAAGCTAATTGCGCATTATAAACAGGAAAATGACGAGCTGAATTCTTCCAATAAAGAGCTATCGGATAAAATGGATACTCTCATCACGGAAATTGAATCCGCTGAGAATGTAAAATACCAGCGCGAAAAAGAGCTTGAGCATTTTACCACAGAGCTCGAAAATCTGGCTGATAAGCTGACTTCACAAAGGGAAGAATATAACTCATTTAATATTGAGATCACAAAGCTCAAAGCTGAGCTTTCTAATCTTGATAATGAACACTCAAGAACTGATGAAAGCATCAATTCAAGAAGGAACAATATAGAGGCCCGCGCACTGGAGTGCAATGAGTATGAAACAGAGATAAAAAAGCTTACTTCGGAAATTGAATCATACAATCCGGATAATACAGTAAACGGCTTAAAACCAAAGCTGAAATTGCTTGAGCTTGAAAAAGCCGGGGTTGAATCAGATTTCAGCCTTATTAGAAGCGAATACGAAGTAAAGCGTTCTTTGGTGGATAAAGTGGATGCAGAGCAGAGATCACTGCGTAATGATAGAGATAATATTATTGACTTCATTCATAAAAATGAAATGAAGCTTACCAAAGACAGGCTTGAGATAAAAGAACATAAGGACAGGGTTAAAGAAGAATACGAAATTGATATTGAATATACTGTTTTCGAAGATTCAGAGATCTTTGATCTTGTAAAAGCCAAAGCGGAAGTTGACAGGCTAAAGAACAAGCTGAGAACTCTTGGCGGCTCAGGACAATTAGAGCTGAACCTGTACGAACAGGAAAAGCAGGAGCTTGAAAAGCTTTCAGAAGAAAGAAATGACCTCGTGAAAGCTGAGCAGGACCTGATTAACCTGATAGATGAAATAAATAAAACAGCCCAGAACAAGTTCACAGAAACATTTGAGCAGATCAGGCAGAATTTCATGTCCATTTTCAGGGAATTGTTCCTTGAAGGTGATGAATCAGACCTGAGGCTTGTAATTGATCCGGATAACCCGGATCCGCTGGACGCAAAGATAGATATCATAGCAAAGCCAAGAGGTAAAAGACCGCAGCTTATTGACCTGCTTTCTGGCGGTGAAAAAACGCTTACCGCTATTGCGCTGCTGTTTGCTATATACCAGGTTAAACCTTCACCATTCTGCATACTTGATGAGGTTGATGCACCGCTTGATGACGCTAATATTGACAGGTTCATCAAGATCATCCGAAAGTTTGCCGAAGATACCCAGTTCATTATTGTAACTCACAATAAAAGAACAATGGAAGCGGCAGATTCAATGTACGGTGTAACAATGGCTGAACAGGGTATTTCAACCATTGTAAACGTAAAATTTAACGACCAGAAAATAGCTTCATAA
- a CDS encoding thiol-disulfide oxidoreductase DCC family protein, giving the protein MSSEHKIILFDGVCNLCNGAVNFFITHDKKDIFRFAALQSETGIQLQKKLNIDHENIESFILIDGNLYYKKSTAALRVAGMIGFPYNLLYPLLIVPAFIRNGVYDIIAKYRYKWFGRKSTCRVPTPEERAKFL; this is encoded by the coding sequence TTGAGCAGCGAACATAAAATAATTTTGTTTGACGGCGTCTGCAATCTTTGCAATGGCGCCGTTAATTTTTTTATCACTCATGATAAAAAAGATATTTTCCGTTTCGCAGCACTGCAGTCTGAAACCGGCATTCAGCTGCAGAAGAAGCTGAATATCGATCACGAAAACATTGAGTCATTCATTCTTATTGACGGCAATCTATATTACAAAAAATCTACTGCAGCGCTTCGTGTTGCAGGGATGATAGGGTTTCCCTATAACTTACTTTACCCGTTGTTGATTGTACCGGCATTTATCCGTAATGGTGTTTACGATATAATTGCAAAATACCGGTATAAATGGTTCGGCAGAAAATCCACCTGCAGAGTGCCAACACCTGAGGAGAGAGCAAAATTTTTATGA
- a CDS encoding GNAT family N-acetyltransferase, producing the protein MAKTKKNKEPKIKIKKAKKDDFDKIITLVKELAAFEKLEGPDDIAVRRLYKDTFGKKRLINMLVAKEGKEILGYAIYFESYSSFLAKKTLFLEDIFITQSRRNTGIGKLFFDRLIEIANDMGCGRVEWAVLDWNIDAIAFYNKIGATPLSNWEYYRLTL; encoded by the coding sequence ATGGCAAAAACTAAAAAAAATAAAGAACCGAAGATCAAAATTAAAAAAGCTAAAAAAGATGATTTCGATAAAATTATAACACTGGTAAAAGAGCTGGCAGCATTTGAAAAGCTCGAAGGTCCGGATGATATTGCAGTAAGAAGGCTTTATAAAGATACTTTCGGCAAAAAAAGACTGATAAATATGCTTGTTGCCAAAGAAGGAAAAGAAATTCTTGGATACGCAATTTATTTTGAATCTTACTCATCATTCTTGGCTAAAAAAACCCTTTTCCTGGAAGATATATTCATTACCCAGAGCAGAAGGAACACAGGTATAGGCAAGCTATTCTTTGACAGGCTTATTGAAATTGCAAATGATATGGGCTGCGGCAGGGTTGAATGGGCTGTGCTTGACTGGAATATAGATGCGATCGCTTTCTATAATAAAATAGGGGCTACACCGCTTTCAAACTGGGAATACTACAGGCTTACCCTGTAA
- a CDS encoding BamA/TamA family outer membrane protein, producing MRFFKEKFTANITAIFAIFILVLFTFLHADIFSQQVLETDEVSFRHNGKSTFDESTLKDAVAISKSDLFSVKIIQEDITKLKKFYFDNGFFDAVIDTSISVNTEDEEASVTFIITENRRYKIDSVAVHGIDSLSSEASEKINKIRTIKPGDNYSRIFVIQHINEVLDSLQNSGYMNARLREDSGTVITRSKQEGSVFVEYRLTGTDTLYYFGTTAIEVKENVYGFREELASEEIVYKQGEIYSKAKKLDSERNIAKIPIISGVKINTDDVRGNIVNPRAELTLGKKYELTPFIKGSNYENRFYAGAGLKYLDKYFLSGNRTLTLELEEDFNSLDINRTVLSAAVSQPHFLRRNITLINKLSIGFNNVENYKNYFAANITTLSYFISQHTFYNNVYLDLTEELIWIKYDTIATGRQTQFNSFLGITFEHDNTNNLLSPSSGFYHSIQAGHAGLIPRAVTGIFGKSVFYSQFFKAYTLNKFYFSPGSNDNTVLAAYIKIGDIIEYGSGENVIPVQPMYKFYSGGSSSLRGWNAKENGMLENQQNGGTFLLEGSLELRKKLFPSSEGFLKNISGAFFIDYGNVWETHKQFRFSDFAYAAGFGVRYDLFIGPVRFDFGFRLYDPSAPKGQKWLFDSPGNIFKDKFAVQFGIGQAF from the coding sequence TTGCGGTTTTTTAAAGAGAAATTTACGGCAAATATTACAGCTATTTTTGCAATTTTTATATTGGTATTATTTACTTTCCTCCATGCAGATATATTTTCCCAGCAAGTTCTCGAAACAGATGAAGTGAGCTTCAGGCACAATGGAAAGTCAACATTTGATGAAAGTACACTTAAAGATGCTGTTGCGATATCTAAAAGTGATCTTTTCAGTGTGAAGATTATTCAGGAAGATATCACTAAGCTTAAGAAGTTCTATTTTGATAACGGCTTTTTTGATGCTGTAATTGATACATCAATTTCTGTAAATACCGAAGATGAAGAAGCATCTGTAACATTTATTATTACTGAAAACAGGCGGTATAAGATTGATTCAGTTGCAGTACACGGCATTGATAGCCTTTCAAGCGAAGCTTCAGAAAAGATAAATAAGATCAGAACAATTAAGCCGGGTGATAACTACAGCAGGATCTTTGTGATACAGCACATCAATGAAGTTCTCGATAGCCTGCAGAACAGCGGGTATATGAACGCAAGGCTTCGGGAAGATTCAGGCACCGTGATAACCCGCTCTAAACAGGAGGGGAGTGTATTTGTGGAGTACAGGCTGACCGGAACAGATACCCTTTATTATTTCGGGACAACTGCAATTGAAGTGAAAGAAAATGTTTACGGATTCAGGGAAGAACTGGCATCGGAAGAAATTGTTTATAAGCAGGGTGAAATTTACAGTAAAGCTAAAAAGCTTGATAGTGAAAGGAACATTGCTAAAATACCCATAATTTCAGGTGTGAAGATAAATACTGATGATGTCAGAGGAAATATTGTTAATCCGCGGGCTGAGCTCACCCTGGGTAAAAAATACGAGCTGACACCTTTTATTAAAGGCTCTAACTATGAGAACCGCTTTTACGCAGGTGCGGGATTAAAATACCTGGATAAATATTTTTTATCAGGTAACAGGACCTTAACGCTGGAGCTGGAAGAGGATTTTAACTCTCTTGATATTAACCGTACAGTTCTTTCAGCCGCTGTTTCACAGCCTCATTTTTTAAGAAGGAATATTACTTTAATAAATAAATTATCCATAGGTTTCAATAATGTTGAAAACTATAAGAATTATTTCGCCGCTAATATTACAACCTTAAGCTACTTTATTTCTCAGCATACGTTTTATAACAATGTTTACCTTGATCTTACCGAAGAGCTGATCTGGATAAAATATGATACCATTGCTACGGGAAGGCAAACACAGTTCAATTCTTTTCTGGGAATAACATTTGAGCATGATAATACAAATAATCTGCTTTCACCATCATCCGGCTTTTACCATTCTATCCAGGCCGGCCATGCCGGACTTATCCCAAGGGCAGTAACCGGAATTTTCGGGAAAAGTGTTTTTTATTCACAGTTTTTTAAAGCCTATACTCTGAATAAATTTTATTTTTCTCCCGGCAGCAATGATAATACAGTTTTAGCTGCCTATATCAAAATAGGCGATATAATTGAATACGGCAGCGGGGAAAATGTTATACCGGTGCAGCCGATGTATAAATTTTACAGCGGAGGCTCCAGCAGCTTAAGGGGCTGGAATGCCAAGGAAAACGGAATGCTTGAAAACCAGCAGAACGGCGGTACATTTTTGCTTGAAGGCAGCCTGGAGCTCAGGAAAAAATTATTTCCTTCTTCTGAGGGGTTTCTGAAAAATATCAGCGGAGCTTTTTTTATTGATTACGGAAATGTGTGGGAAACCCATAAACAATTCAGGTTTTCAGATTTTGCGTATGCTGCAGGATTCGGTGTAAGGTATGACCTCTTTATCGGCCCGGTGAGGTTTGATTTCGGTTTCAGGCTGTATGACCCCTCAGCGCCCAAAGGGCAAAAATGGTTATTTGATTCACCGGGAAATATATTTAAAGATAAATTCGCTGTTCAGTTCGGTATCGGGCAAGCGTTTTAA